The Qipengyuania oceanensis genome includes the window ATTGGGTTCGGCAAGAGCGACAAACCGGACGACCAGGCATTCTACACCTATGATCGCCATGTCGACTGGCTCGGCCAATGGCGTGACAAGGTAGTGCCTGGCAAAGCCGCTCTGTTCTGCCAGGACTGGGGTAGCCTCCTCGGCCTGAGGATGGTCGGCAACGAGCCCGATCGCTTCGCCTGCGTGGTTGTGAGCAATGGCGCCCTGCCGGTCGGCGGGAGGGTGTCCGAAGGTTTCATGGCGTGGCGAGAATTCGCCCGTACCTCGCCCGATTTCGTTATCGGAAGCCTGCTCCAGCGCTCGACCGCGACCGAACTGACCGAAGCGGAGGTGGCCGCGTACGACGCCCCCTTCCCCGACGAACCGAGCAAGGCTGGCGCCCGCGCCTTCCCCGCATTAGTACCGGTCGAGGACGGGATGGACGGCATTGCGCAGAACAAGCGTGCCTGGCAAGGTCTTGCTGCTTTCGACAAGCCCTTCCTGACCTTGTTCGGCGAGGACGATCCCGTTCTCGGCCGGGGCGGTCCCGCTCTTGCAGACAATATCGCGGGTGCGAAGGGACAGCCGCACGCAATGCTGTCGCGCTGTGGCCATTTCAGCCAGGAAGATCGTCCGCGCGAACTCGCGCAGGGCATCATAGACATGGCGCGCAAGGCGGAATTTCTCACCTGACCCAAGCTCTGCCGCACAGGATGCTGACTCGGCGTGACCAATGGCTGCTGGCGCTCGCCGCAGCCGTCGTGACCGCGAATGCCTATTACATCCACCCGATCATCGGCGACGTCGCCGACGATTTCGGCGTGAGCCACGCACGGATCGGGCTCGTTCCGGCGCTCAACCAGCTCGCGCTGGCGGTGGGCATCTTCCTGTTGCTTCCGCTCGGCGATCGCTACTCGAACCGCACGCTGACGACGA containing:
- a CDS encoding haloalkane dehalogenase — its product is MQILSFDPARFASLPDYPFAENWLEIDLGDGHHGRMHYLDEGPSDAPPVLLYHGEPSWSFLYRKMIPILVEAGFRCLAPDLIGFGKSDKPDDQAFYTYDRHVDWLGQWRDKVVPGKAALFCQDWGSLLGLRMVGNEPDRFACVVVSNGALPVGGRVSEGFMAWREFARTSPDFVIGSLLQRSTATELTEAEVAAYDAPFPDEPSKAGARAFPALVPVEDGMDGIAQNKRAWQGLAAFDKPFLTLFGEDDPVLGRGGPALADNIAGAKGQPHAMLSRCGHFSQEDRPRELAQGIIDMARKAEFLT